Within Sorghum bicolor cultivar BTx623 chromosome 2, Sorghum_bicolor_NCBIv3, whole genome shotgun sequence, the genomic segment CCTCTCCAACAAGCTCCGCCTCCGCCGGCCTCTCCGAGGCGGAGGACGCCGTCGTGCGCCGCGCCCTCCAGGTGCgccgcgccgtcgccgccgaGGCGCTCGTGGCCGCGCTCGGCGGCGGGAAGGTCGGCGGTCTGACTTACGTCAAGAACCTCATGTCGCGGATGGGCCCGTTCGTGGACCGCGTCGTCGTCGAGGCCGCCGCGATGCGGCGGGACCGTCCCGACCTCGCCCACATGTCCTTCAACGCCCGGGCAAAGGCGTACATCCTGGAGTCCGGCCTCGTCGAGCTAGTCAAGTAAATGTCGCAGCTTTGCTTCTTTCATCTATTTCTTCCTTCGAAGAACTACTGTTCAGTATGCATAAGAATTGAGATTACCATTGCAATTTGCAAGTCATAAAAATGCAGTTTTTGTAGTTTAGCCATGTAGTTCCCTAAGACCCCAATTAGCATTGAGATTGTTACATTGCATACTTCAGGTGGTTCAAGCACAATTCAATGACATATCCCCAAATCGCAAAAGTCGTTTGCGCATGTTCTGGCGATTTGGGGAAAGTTAGGAGGATGATAAAGTGGCTAAGGTCCATTTATGTAAAAGGAGACTTTTTGGGGCGCGTCCTTGCAAATGGTGGATCCTTCTTGAACCGAAGTTTTGAAGAACTGGAAGAGATTATCGGCTATTTGGAAAGCCATGGTGTCAGGAGAGATTGGATTGGTTATGTGGTCAGCAGATGTCCACAGCTGCTGAGCTTGCCAATGGATGAGTTGGAGACACGGGTCAGGTTTTATACGGATTTGGGAATGGACGAGAAGGACTTTGGCACAATGGTCTATGATTATCCAAGAGTTCTTGGATTTTTAAGCCTGGAAGAGATGAACAGTAAGGTGTTTGCTTGCATTTAGTTCAGTTCTGTGATATTTTTGCTGCTCATTGCATATGTGTAGATGCACCTTTCCTTTTCTGTATTTTATTTACTGCCACTTGCTATGGGCAAGCAAGAGTCTATTTGATATTCAGAATGGTTTAAGATTGAGTTGGATCTGTCCAATAATAAAAGAGAGAGGGCTCAACAAAAATAATGTCCTGATCTACTTCCTCCCTTTTAGTATAGTGTTAATATCCTGATTGGTGCAGATCTCAAGTTTAGAGTGCCATATGATATTACCCATTTAATGGAACTGAGGAGGAACTTGTTAAAATTGCATTCATTGTACGTAAAGTTACTGATATATTTTAAGTACTGTTTTCAGTTCTTGAGTCTTGACATCTATTTTTCTAGTCGCTAACGAAAAGCATTCTTTGTCACAGGTTCAATATTTGAAAGAATTTGGTTTAAGCACTGAAGAACTTGGGAGGTTACTGGCTTTCAAGCCACAGCTCATGGCCTGTAGCATTGAAGAAAGGTGGAAACCTCTTGTGAAATACCTGTATCACCTTAACATTACAAGGGATGGCATGAAACGAATGTTGATGGTCCAACCAACAATATTCTGTCTTGATTTGGAGACAGTGATTGTACCAAAGGTAATCTCTTAATTGCTTTGACACTCTTCACACACTTCAATTCGTGTAGATGTTATGATTTTTATTAAGCTGCTCTTTAAAATATCATGACTTTTAAACATGTTAAACTGTCCAATAGGACTAAGTGTTTCCGTATTTCTGTTCTACTGGGATTTTGCTCTGATGTACTGAAATCTGCTATACAAACATCTAAATTTTAGGTACAATTTCTAATGGATATTGGTGTGAGGAGTGATGCAATCGGCAATGTGCTTGTGAAGTTCCCTCCTGTATTAACGTATAGCCTGTACAAGAAAATACGCCCAGTGGTTTGTTCTTATATCTCATTATTATTCTTTCAGTTTCAGTAAGTATTGTTACATTTTGTTTGGAGTTTATTGCATCAGTTTTTTATACTACCAGTTTTGATAGGAAGTTAGTGTACATAATGTAGGGACTTCTGTCAATTGGCTGTTGGGACAGTATAGGTAGCAACTAAGTAGTCTCAGAAAGCTACATTCTATCAAAGGCACTAAACTCATATAACTGGAGTTTTGTATGACCAAACCTTTGACAACACAGCGTGTTGGTACTTACATACAGTACTTCTTAATATTGGTTTACCATGATGAACTAACACCCAGCAGTTACTTTGTGCATAGCTGTTAGGTATAAAATGTTTGAACCTAATATGTGTCTTGCATCAatgatgcattaacttaaattAAACATCAACAACTGTCCTAGTGCCTTGTTTAGAAGTGCTGGTGTTGTGGTGTATAACAAGGGACATAATTCTATCCAAGTGGACCTGATACAAACCTTGCAGCAATGACGTGCACTACTTGAAATTGAACAACCAAAGTTAGTAACAGTGAAGTAGAATTAGATAACTGTCCTAGTGTTTTGTTTGGATATGTTAGTGTTGTGACTGACAACAAGGGATGAAATTCACCGTGGCTCAGTGTATAATTTCAATTTTTAAAAACTTCTACTTATTCCTTATATGCTACTCCATCTGTCTCACACGTGTGTAAATCATAGGTTATATTCCTGCTGACGAAAGGTGGAGTAAAACAGGATGACATCGGAAAGGTTATTGCCTTGGATCCACAGCTCTTGGGCTGTAGTATTGCCCATAAGCTAGAAGTTAGTGTCAAGTACTTCCGGTCACTGGGCATCTACCACTTTGTGCTGGGTCAGATGATTGCCGACTTCCCAACACTTCTCAGATACAATGTGGATATCCTGAGACCAAAATACCAGTACTTGAGGCGTGTAATGGTGCGGCCACTGAAGGACCTCATTGAATTTCCTCGGTGAGTTTGGAGCTCATGTTTGCTTCTAACATGAAAAGACTGGTAGCCTAGTTGACTTTTGTCATTGTTGTGAGCCTCACCCCCTAATGCCTGCCACTGCATGGTTTCCAGGTTCTTCAGTTACTCCCTGGAGGACAGGATAGAGCCTCGACACCAAACTTTGGTGGCGAACAGGATCAACATGAAGCTGCGGTACATGCTGACTGGCTCTGACGAAGAGTTTGCACAGAGGGTGCGAGAGGCTGTCGAGAGGAGAGCGAGATTTGAAGCTAGAAAGGCTTGTCCGGAGACATTTTCAGGTTCTTCAGAGACATCCAGGGAAACAGAAGGTACAGTAGCACCAGCATGCCAAGATAGCATAGATGTGGTGGATTAGATAGATGAACGCAGGTAGTTCTGCAAAAACAAGCACAGCACAGCTTCCTTACCTTGTACCTGTACATGTTGTTCTGAAGGAAAGAAAAATGAAACATATTTTACTGTGGGTAAGAATGTGAAAATGCTAATGTTGTGACCCACGACGAATTAATAACGAAGATGGAATTGTAGACATGCTATCATCAATCGAAATTAAGATCATACATATATGAGTGAATACATACATAAATACATAATTGACCAAATAAAGTATGTAAAACTTTACACAAAAATATGGGGAAAGGTGTGCACAacagaacaaagcaagtgcagaACGGAGCAGAGCACACAACTGCAGAAGCAGAGAGGCTTGGGTGCAAGACAGTAAAACTCTCTTAGGCCTTTGGAGGTGGCGCGAGGAATGGCATTGTTGGCACGCCAGGGATGGAGGAGGGCGTCGGCGGCAGCGTCACCTTGGGGATGGAAGGCACCGACGGCATCGGTGGCAGTGTTGTCAACTTAGGCACGACGGCGGCGGGAACGGGTGGCAGCGCGGCGGCGTTCGGCATGGCAGGCACCGCGGGGACGGAAGGCACCGCAGGCATTGGTGGCAGCGTCACCGCGGGCACTGCTGGCATGGACGGTACGGTGACCGCAGGAACGGCAGGCATTGGTGGCATGGTGACCACGGGCACGGTGGGGATCGCTGGCACCGTCGTCGGCTTCGGCAGAGCCGGGATGCCTGGCACGGCAGCAGCTGGTGCCGCGGCAGGCGCCGTGGCGTCGGCGAGCAGGCGAGCCGCATGGCAAGTGCCGCTGTTGCCTAGGACTAGCATGAGCGCCACGACGAGGGCCACTGCAGGGAGGCTCGAGGTGGATGCCATTGGTGGCTCAAGAGCTACTGGTGCACAGCAGTTTGCTGCTGCAATTTCGATTGTCTTTGTGAATTGCGATGCAAGAAGAGACGAGAGATGGTTAGCGATTTATAGCTGTTGGAGGCCCTGTGatcgaaaagaaaaaaaaaacttggagTAGTTCATCGTCCGACAAGCGACAATGGTCGTCGACGTGCCATCACCTGACATTGGTACGTTGTTGGCCTTCCCGAGCCGTTTCAAGATGCTTTTGTTTCGTTTGGTGAGACGACGGATCATCGAGGTGGATGACGTTGCGTGTCCATGTGACCATGTATATATATTTCTTCCAGAGTTAGGTCACCATCTGGCCGAAGCTGGATCGTCTTGCATGGTTTAGGTTCAGGTTCAGCAGCTCACCTTCTTGGCTAATCTTGTTCAGCTGTTCCTGAAATGGGGCAGGGACGTGCTATAATCTGAAACAGAAATTCAGTCTGGCCTGGGAAGCACTTCCTTGAAAGCGACATTTAGCGCTCCATTTCAATGAAAACAGTACTATTGATGGGTCTTAATTTAAGTATTAGAATTCTTTGGCTACTCCCAGAATTACCGGAATTCGATTGGAACTTCGCTGAATTTTTTTGAGAGACTTCAGCATAAAGATTAAATTTCCAAAATTTTATATCTGAAAAAAATATTGAGGAGAAGAAAATATATAATAAACAATAGAAAGTATGAGTCTAGAgttatataatataaaataaatgtattgcgttcaaaaaaaatataaaataaatgtaTTAGCTAATAATATGAAACTTTGGATTTCTCTTTCGGGCGCCCCTGAAGTTATTGAAATTCGAGAAATTTTGAATCCTAGTACCTTGCGGTTGTAGAAAACAACGCACATGCCAATGCTATGGGAATATATATTTTGCAATGCAATTCAGTCAAGCAATAGGCGGTATATGTTTTAGCAAACAATTTAAGATGTGCACAGGAAATGGACGAAAAGAAGCTAATTGTAGTGTGAGTTACATAGCCGAAACACAACCCAAACATGATAAAAAAAACACAACCTAAACAGTGGTGATTCTTGGAAAGAAATCTACAACAAATGGATTGCAATTCCCTTCTTATATTAGTTGCGAAACAAAAGGTACAGTGTGGTTAACCAATCTCTGAATTCTCTGAATTAATACATATTGCAAGCGTTACATATTCCAAACACAATGAGACCCATAGCATGCATGAAAGACACATAGTATCCATCATTTCATTCATTCATACAACAAACATAAGAAAGTAGGGAAAAAACGAGATAGATGGAAAATCACGAACTACTAATAACAAACTTGTGGCAAATGGAGGCGGTGAAGGATGTGCCACCGTTGACTTGAATCTGTTGTCATACAGCAGAGGGGCCAGACCCTAGATTATTAGCCTTGTCCTCCTTATCCTTGCCCTTGATAAGGCTCAGAATGCCTGCATGAGAAAGCAGAGCCCAGATATGGGTGAGGAACTCCCCACCATTTTCAAGATGCTGCATGTGCTGCTTGGTGGTGTAGTGCGAGGCAGCAGCAATTATGATTGTCTCGGCCCAGAAATCTTTAAGCACCTCCCAGCGATCCCCATCTGCCTTCCCCTCTAGTTGCTTACCGAGCTTCACGCCTCTTTGGAACATTGTCATAGTGccatcttcttcctcttctgtcccttttaatttcttcatttcATTGTAAATCGCAGGAAGTTTATAGCAGGATCCAAAAAGCTTCTTATGTTCTTCAATCACCTCATATGACAACTCCACTATATCTGCCTCGTGGTATGGAAGCAGTTCTGAGACAGATCCAATCAAGTATGCACAGTATCTGGACAAATGAACTGCAATGCCTCGGTGACTATCTTGAGCAATCATGTTTCTTTTGGGGTCTGgacgaagcaattctagcacataTCCAAACAAGTGTCCACCTCGGTGACGGTGATTATTACTACTTGTAGTAGTCTCATTTGCAATACTAGGATCATCATAAATATTGCAGTATTCAGTTACGATGTGACAGACTACCATGATTTCCAGCTGAGAGAGATCCTTAAGTGCCCAAGAATACTCATCAAACACTTGGTTTCTGCCATGGCGATGTTTGTCCACTCATCTGCCTTGTCTCCTTCCAGGTGTTCGATGAAATAACTATATGAAATAACTTTGGCTCACTCTCTGATCGATCGTCCATCATGATGGTGGGTTAGTGATAAAACTTTTTTACCTTTATTAGTTGTTGAAACGCGTCCATCATGAGAGTGGTTTGTTCTATAATAGCTCTACCAGGAAAAACATAATAGACAAGCATTGTAATAACttttagaattcgttttgtgcAGTAGACATGAGAAAACAAGTATAGTAGCTCTGTCGGGGAAAGATAATTCACTTAGGGCTTGCTTGATTGTCTAGGATCCATGCTCTGGACTATTTCGAGCTGGAATGATTGTGTGATTTGTATGACAATTCGTCAGTTGGATTGCTTTCTTCCTCCGTTCGTGGATAACCAAACGAccccttagagcaactccaactcacctcctaaacaagtctctattctaaatctagggatttgatcttaaaaaaaatcaattccAACTCACCTCTTACTTGGACTCCCATTTTTCATGCCCTCCCAAATTATAGTTTCAGCCCCTCACATCTAGAACCTCTATcctacttgtttaggaggtgagTTGGAGTTGGGTATTAATTTGAGCTCCtactttttttatcatagcatgtaaataaaaatttaaagacttaatttagggacttgggctggagttgctcttagacaAAAACCCGTTGTTAACAGGTGGTCGTGTGTTCATACAGCTCTACTCAGTTGCATAagccgtgtgtgtgtgtgtgtgtttgcagATAAAGGCAACCTTGGAGGTATCTGATCCATCACACCTGGTGTTGCGCTCAAGTAATCTCAGTGTTTTCAGATTACAAATATGACAAAATTAGAAACTGTCAAGTGTAATATATCGAATTGATACAAGGCCTTGAAAAAAAACTACTGtactagccaacaatcagcccGGTCCAGCCGCGGCCTAACTCGCCCTTTCCCCGCGCTGGCCTGCAGGTAGCCACGCAGCTGATGGCCTAGCTGCCGCGCTCTCGTTCCGCGGCCCGCACTCTCTGCGCTGCCAGGATGATTCCCCTCCACCTCTCTGCCTCGATTCCGCGCTGACCCATCTCGAAATACATCCCACACATCCTGACGCCGAAATATgtttagagcaagtttaatcGTAGTGTAAGATTCTTTATAGCCTCCTTTTAGCTTACCTATACAATAGTtaactattcactattaatatatgGCTCACTTatctctcacaaagttttttGGTTTCTATGCTACAACCTGTTTCTCCTCTCTATCTTCCTTTctctccacctcagcatttagccagcttacaatCCACTATAATATTTGCtcttagagcaagtttaataatatagCCTATTTACTGGCTGTAAGATTCTTTGCAGCTTTCTTTCAACCtacccatacaatagttagctattcactattaatatgacccacttatctctctcacaaagtttttttgttctcccttctctcctccacatcagcatttagcTAGCTTACAacccactataatacttgctctattATATAGTaggctgtaagctggctaaatgatGATGTAGAGGAAAGAGAGTAAAAGCGagttgtaagcttacagccggctCAGACACAAGAACCAATAAAGTATATGAGAGAAACAAGTGGGTAATGTATTAATATGATGAGCTAACCATTATATAACTGGGCTACAAGAAGGCTGTAAAGAAACCTTACAACCAGCAATTGGCTGTATTATTAGCCTTGCTCTTATACCACGAcctttttttctcaaaaaaaatgcTAAAGTAACATCACGATTGAGAGAAAATGTAATGAACAATAAAGTGAATTTGGATAGACAATTATCAGCAACTCGGCATAAACAAACAAACTTTTACTCAAAATTTATAGGATCCTTTAGGACCTttccatattttttttatttttttgacaaGTGGACCTTCACATAGGTTAGATCCAATCCAGGGAATCGCGAGTGCTCGTCACGATGGACGGAGGAAAGGCCAAAGTTATATAAGGTGCGTGCAACAGATGTgctaattaaaaaaaattaaagagtCTAGCGATATATCTAGTGGTGCGGATCGTCGTTGCATAACAGAGTCCATATAAAATAGAAATACAGAGGCAAGTAACTTAGCGTCAAGTGCAGGCCGGCTTTGTAGAAATTGAACCCTTAACTTTTCTTTAATTATTAATAAACAAATATTTTAACCATAAAATGTTAAACTAGTTTTCATAAGTAATAAAAAAATTTATTAGAATTTGAATGAGCTGAGGATCCAATTAATCCATCCGTGAACTGAAATTTTAAGTAGCTCCTCTAAGCTATATGCATATAATAATGTGATTCTCGATGTGGGCTATTATAAGAAAATTGAGAGAAACCTCTATTATAGTCATGAATGGATAGACCAATCCTTGTCAAAAAAACCATTACCGACTTAGATTAGATAATATAATTACATATATGCCACTAAATTGAGAGAGATGTAAGTCTACCAACACAATGATAATATAAAATTAAAGTTACAATACATTTATGACTAAATAGTTTTATGTCTTacaacaaaagaaaaaatatctATCAAAATTAAATTTTTAATTCAAAACATATTTAACCGGATACTTTCATATTATTGCAAATATTAACTTATAATGTACTCCATAGATGTCATGATTATTATAAAATAAACTATAACTCATTATTGTAAATTCTAATGGGAAGTGTATAAAAAAATAAGTATGTAACGTTCTCATTTTACTTTAAGGTTTAATAGATTTTTTTCTTCCGTTGCAAGCAAATTTgctagtatatatattattataaagCAAAACTTCACTACATATTTCTGTCAATATGTAAGCTATTTAACTAAACAATTCACTATCATATATCCACAGCAGCGCGGGGGGAGGGGGATCCTCCTAGTTTTATATATGTTGGAATTTTATCCTTGTGTCTCTAACTAGATATATACCCTTTTTTTGAATTGAACGTCACTACACATGAGCTCCAAGAACTTTTTATTGGACGCTGAAATATGGATCCGGTCTTTGTTCGTAACTAGTTAGGTGAACTCGGAGTACAGTACGATTCGTATCAGACGTAGATGTGTCCGTACGTTGCAACAGTAATAAAAGAATAATACTACTTGAACACAAAATAATAATCCCTCCGTTCTTTTAAAAGAGTCGTTCTGAGATTCAcatgttgtcaaaaaaaacgTCGTTGGCTATGTTTGGATCCAGAACATAGGTGCCGCACGAGCAGTTGTCTTGTCCACTAACCAACGGCTAGCTCCCAGCCTATCCTTTGGCTCCTCCCATTCAAATCCTACTGC encodes:
- the LOC8086386 gene encoding transcription termination factor MTERF2, chloroplastic; the protein is MAAALPHSHLRLPLHTPSPTSRRRPRLRLPSVVAVSRLQNPTTTTHPVLPPPAPPPSAALLAAEGASLAPRREPRFPGSVSSPTSSASAGLSEAEDAVVRRALQVRRAVAAEALVAALGGGKVGGLTYVKNLMSRMGPFVDRVVVEAAAMRRDRPDLAHMSFNARAKAYILESGLVELVKWFKHNSMTYPQIAKVVCACSGDLGKVRRMIKWLRSIYVKGDFLGRVLANGGSFLNRSFEELEEIIGYLESHGVRRDWIGYVVSRCPQLLSLPMDELETRVRFYTDLGMDEKDFGTMVYDYPRVLGFLSLEEMNSKVQYLKEFGLSTEELGRLLAFKPQLMACSIEERWKPLVKYLYHLNITRDGMKRMLMVQPTIFCLDLETVIVPKVQFLMDIGVRSDAIGNVLVKFPPVLTYSLYKKIRPVVIFLLTKGGVKQDDIGKVIALDPQLLGCSIAHKLEVSVKYFRSLGIYHFVLGQMIADFPTLLRYNVDILRPKYQYLRRVMVRPLKDLIEFPRFFSYSLEDRIEPRHQTLVANRINMKLRYMLTGSDEEFAQRVREAVERRARFEARKACPETFSGSSETSRETEGTVAPACQDSIDVVD
- the LOC8086387 gene encoding protein app1; the encoded protein is MASTSSLPAVALVVALMLVLGNSGTCHAARLLADATAPAAAPAAAVPGIPALPKPTTVPAIPTVPVVTMPPMPAVPAVTVPSMPAVPAVTLPPMPAVPSVPAVPAMPNAAALPPVPAAVVPKLTTLPPMPSVPSIPKVTLPPTPSSIPGVPTMPFLAPPPKA